The following coding sequences are from one Parabacteroides pacaensis window:
- a CDS encoding glycoside hydrolase family 16 protein, protein MKHKLLLAIFLLAVLIPILHAQKAQKTKWKLIWKEDFKKDQLDKSKWSKVPRGTSDWNNYMSYHDNCYDVKDGNLILRGIINDVDKKDTARYLTGGVYTKDKMTIKYGKVEVKAKLQGARGAWPAFWMLPQYGDWPKGGEIDIMERLNNDSIAYQTVHSHYTHTLKITNNPKQGATGPINRDEYNVYAVEIHPDSLVFSINGKHTFTYPRIETDKPGQYPFGTPFYLLLDMQLEGSWVGNADPKDLPVEMKIDWVKFYEPKGK, encoded by the coding sequence ATGAAACATAAATTATTACTGGCAATTTTCCTGTTAGCGGTACTTATTCCTATTCTACACGCTCAAAAAGCACAAAAAACGAAATGGAAATTAATCTGGAAAGAAGATTTTAAAAAAGACCAGCTGGACAAAAGCAAATGGTCAAAAGTTCCCAGAGGTACGTCTGATTGGAACAATTATATGTCGTATCACGATAATTGCTATGATGTAAAGGACGGAAATTTAATCCTCCGTGGGATTATCAATGACGTAGATAAAAAAGATACGGCCCGTTACCTGACAGGAGGTGTATATACCAAAGACAAAATGACCATCAAGTATGGCAAAGTGGAAGTGAAAGCCAAACTACAAGGAGCCAGAGGAGCATGGCCGGCCTTCTGGATGCTTCCGCAATATGGCGATTGGCCTAAAGGGGGCGAGATAGATATTATGGAACGCCTTAACAATGACAGCATTGCTTATCAAACCGTTCATTCGCATTATACCCATACTCTTAAAATAACGAATAACCCTAAGCAGGGAGCTACCGGCCCGATTAACCGAGACGAATACAATGTGTATGCGGTAGAGATTCATCCGGATAGCCTTGTCTTTTCTATCAATGGGAAGCATACCTTTACGTATCCTCGTATAGAGACGGATAAACCGGGGCAATATCCTTTCGGCACTCCTTTTTATTTGTTGCTGGACATGCAGTTGGAAGGAAGCTGGGTAGGCAATGCCGATCCGAAAGACTTGCCGGTGGAAATGAAAATCGATTGGGTCAAATTTTATGAACCTAAGGGGAAGTAA
- a CDS encoding DUF6575 domain-containing protein: protein MMMEDVLRIDKVLDFCDVPQLFVARDAFDTLYLCLLYDDEAVYRYTGIRISARKLDAFLAGNMDLRTLFLQPENEREYYDVVFQSGEYRKMLYMENSLPEEKLPASGYILPEDTRENVVINLPIKDRSLLTELVRKFGWACM from the coding sequence CTGATGATGGAAGATGTGTTAAGGATAGATAAGGTATTGGATTTCTGTGATGTGCCGCAACTTTTTGTGGCAAGGGATGCCTTTGATACGTTGTATCTTTGCTTGCTATATGACGATGAGGCGGTTTACCGTTATACGGGTATCCGCATTTCAGCACGCAAGCTGGATGCTTTTTTAGCAGGAAATATGGATTTGCGAACGCTCTTTCTTCAACCAGAAAATGAACGGGAATATTATGATGTCGTGTTTCAATCGGGAGAATACCGGAAAATGTTATATATGGAGAATTCGTTGCCGGAAGAAAAACTACCTGCTTCCGGCTACATCTTGCCGGAAGATACACGTGAAAATGTAGTTATCAATTTACCGATAAAAGACCGCAGCCTACTTACGGAACTTGTCCGCAAATTCGGCTGGGCTTGTATGTAG
- a CDS encoding family 78 glycoside hydrolase catalytic domain produces MKTPLKTHSFILSFFLLLFLSCNPAEMKVQELTCEYLNTPLAVDTPAPLLSWQLQSTHRGKHQTAYHILVADSPELLKKDQGNIWDSGITQSSRSTRIKYEGKTLTSRSQLYWKVKVWDEQGQPGAWSETAQWEMGLLKSSDWTARWIAPEEDPQPDSSATAPAPYFRKTFSTEKPIRKARIYVCGLGFYELYLNGNRVGDQVLAPAVTNYDKRPLKNLLYHYDDQSTQRCLYNTFDITPLLSEGDNTLGILLGNGWYNQRDRRVEGDMWYDTPRVIAQVEIEYADGTIRTIPTDKTWKVTRGPLLHNGIFTGETYDARLELGNWSENTYKDDHWNPALEVRPPSGTLRSQMAPFDKIVRTITPAFEKKKNDSTYLYSLPETVAGWVQLNVQGKAGSQVKLRFIAEEGEDYGQSDTYILKGEGPEQWEPRFTWHAFRSFEVISPDVAIDTTNLLVKVVNTDVPRSGDFHCSNELFNKIHEAYIRTQDANFHGSISSDCPHRERLGYTGDGQVIAESSLFTYDMTQFYKKWLDDIEDARNHKTGYVTHTAPFAGGGGGPAWGSAYIIMPWLYYNHYADKALLEQHYDGMKQWIAYLSTRTDEKGIVVREEPNGWCLGDWCTPGRVEIPEPLVNTAYYYHCTRLMCRIATLLGREKDALSFTKQAAQIKENYHKAFFNPETNHYWEGRQGADVFSLAFDLVPEENKQPVFNALSEHLAKINYHFDTGILATPLLLKVLTRYGRADLAYRVMNQRTAPGFAYVLDDRNSTLWERWDGAASRCHPMFGSVVAWFYNTLAGIDVENSEIETRHLDIKPHMVDGMDFCKASYHSLYGLIRSEWEKDKNGTIRLTVEIPANMTATVHIPRNKTHLIYESNTPVKEVENITILESTSEEMIVKVGSGIYLFTVKNSSL; encoded by the coding sequence ATGAAAACCCCTTTGAAAACACACAGCTTTATCCTATCCTTTTTCCTACTCCTTTTTTTATCCTGTAATCCGGCAGAAATGAAAGTACAGGAACTTACCTGCGAATATCTGAATACCCCGCTTGCCGTAGATACCCCGGCTCCCCTCTTAAGCTGGCAATTACAATCGACACACAGAGGCAAACATCAGACAGCCTACCATATTTTGGTAGCAGATTCGCCGGAACTTCTTAAAAAAGACCAAGGAAATATATGGGATTCGGGTATCACTCAATCTTCCCGCTCCACCCGGATAAAGTACGAAGGAAAAACTTTAACCTCCCGTAGTCAACTCTATTGGAAAGTAAAGGTATGGGACGAGCAGGGACAGCCTGGTGCATGGAGTGAGACAGCCCAATGGGAAATGGGATTGTTAAAATCTTCCGATTGGACGGCCCGGTGGATAGCACCGGAGGAAGACCCTCAACCGGATTCGAGTGCAACCGCACCCGCCCCTTATTTCCGCAAAACCTTTTCCACGGAGAAACCCATCCGGAAAGCAAGAATTTATGTATGCGGACTCGGCTTTTACGAACTCTACTTAAATGGAAACCGGGTAGGCGACCAAGTATTGGCTCCCGCTGTGACGAACTATGATAAACGTCCCCTGAAGAATCTACTCTATCACTACGACGACCAGTCCACGCAACGCTGCCTGTATAACACATTCGATATCACCCCCCTCTTGTCAGAAGGAGACAATACGCTAGGTATCCTGTTAGGCAACGGATGGTACAACCAGCGGGATAGGAGGGTAGAAGGAGACATGTGGTATGATACCCCCCGCGTAATTGCCCAAGTAGAAATAGAATATGCGGACGGAACCATCCGGACTATCCCTACGGACAAAACTTGGAAAGTGACCCGCGGCCCGTTGTTGCATAACGGCATTTTTACGGGAGAAACCTATGATGCACGCTTGGAGTTAGGCAACTGGTCGGAAAATACATATAAAGACGACCATTGGAATCCTGCTTTGGAAGTAAGGCCTCCATCCGGCACACTACGTTCACAAATGGCCCCATTTGATAAAATAGTCCGTACCATTACCCCCGCCTTCGAAAAAAAGAAAAACGATTCCACCTATTTATACAGCCTCCCCGAAACCGTCGCCGGCTGGGTACAATTGAATGTTCAAGGAAAAGCCGGCAGCCAAGTGAAACTCCGGTTTATAGCAGAAGAAGGAGAAGATTACGGACAATCCGACACCTATATTTTAAAAGGCGAAGGACCGGAGCAATGGGAACCGCGCTTCACCTGGCATGCCTTTCGTTCCTTTGAAGTGATTAGCCCTGATGTAGCGATAGACACCACTAACCTGCTTGTAAAAGTAGTAAACACCGACGTTCCCAGAAGCGGTGACTTTCATTGTTCCAACGAACTGTTCAACAAAATCCACGAAGCCTATATCCGTACGCAAGACGCAAACTTCCACGGCAGCATCAGTAGCGACTGCCCTCACCGCGAACGTCTGGGCTATACCGGCGATGGACAAGTGATTGCCGAAAGTAGCCTTTTCACGTATGATATGACCCAATTCTATAAGAAATGGCTGGACGACATAGAGGATGCCCGGAACCATAAAACCGGATATGTTACCCATACCGCACCCTTTGCCGGCGGGGGAGGGGGACCCGCTTGGGGCTCGGCATACATTATCATGCCTTGGCTTTACTACAACCATTACGCCGATAAAGCCTTGCTGGAACAACATTATGACGGAATGAAACAATGGATCGCCTATCTGTCTACACGGACGGATGAAAAAGGCATTGTGGTACGGGAAGAACCCAACGGTTGGTGTCTGGGGGATTGGTGCACCCCTGGCCGCGTGGAAATACCGGAACCATTAGTAAATACAGCGTACTATTATCATTGCACCCGGTTGATGTGCCGGATCGCCACCTTGTTAGGCCGGGAGAAAGACGCCCTTTCCTTTACAAAACAAGCCGCACAAATAAAGGAAAACTACCATAAAGCCTTTTTTAATCCGGAAACCAACCACTATTGGGAGGGCAGACAAGGAGCGGATGTCTTTTCTTTAGCTTTCGATTTAGTCCCCGAAGAAAACAAACAACCAGTTTTTAACGCCCTGTCGGAACATTTAGCCAAGATAAATTATCATTTTGATACGGGAATATTGGCTACTCCGCTTTTATTAAAAGTGTTAACTCGGTATGGACGCGCAGACTTGGCTTATCGCGTGATGAACCAACGTACTGCTCCCGGCTTTGCCTATGTATTGGACGACCGGAATAGTACTCTTTGGGAACGCTGGGACGGAGCAGCTTCAAGATGTCACCCTATGTTCGGTAGTGTGGTTGCGTGGTTTTATAATACCTTAGCAGGAATAGATGTGGAAAATTCGGAAATAGAAACAAGACATCTCGATATAAAGCCACATATGGTTGACGGAATGGATTTCTGTAAAGCTTCTTACCACTCCCTCTACGGATTGATTCGTTCGGAATGGGAAAAAGATAAGAATGGAACTATCCGCTTAACCGTTGAAATACCCGCCAACATGACAGCTACCGTTCATATTCCCCGGAATAAAACTCATTTAATTTATGAATCGAATACCCCTGTAAAAGAAGTAGAGAATATTACCATCCTGGAAAGTACCTCGGAGGAAATGATAGTAAAAGTAGGTTCCGGAATCTATCTCTTTACCGTAAAGAATAGTTCCTTATAA
- a CDS encoding DUF4469 domain-containing protein produces MAEQPKKRGVSGKLSPYAITKDRDDDFTFNVVYTANRSIQDICQLAANDKYSASELESVYRHLLDTAKEELYSGATVAFGFSNNSLGVTGLFIGPKASFDPARNAVELRCTPRVEFKKELQQIPVIVTGTEEGGPTLIRVTDVTTGSVNSTLTPGGGLNGESNRAKVAGPDESNGFRFVNADTEAVTEVPPTSVLRNDRSSFSLIVPALPEGKYYLEVTTQFIGGKNVFSKSPRTNRLPYALTVGTPDEGGDDIL; encoded by the coding sequence ATGGCAGAACAACCAAAAAAACGGGGTGTGAGCGGTAAGCTCAGTCCCTACGCCATCACGAAAGACCGGGATGACGATTTCACATTCAACGTAGTCTACACCGCTAACCGCAGCATCCAGGACATTTGCCAGCTTGCGGCTAACGACAAGTACAGCGCTTCGGAACTGGAAAGTGTTTACCGGCATTTGCTGGATACGGCCAAAGAAGAACTGTATTCGGGAGCTACCGTGGCGTTCGGGTTTTCTAATAACTCGCTGGGCGTAACCGGGTTGTTTATCGGTCCGAAAGCCAGTTTCGACCCCGCAAGGAATGCGGTAGAATTGCGGTGCACTCCCCGCGTAGAGTTTAAAAAAGAACTGCAACAAATCCCGGTAATTGTAACCGGAACGGAAGAAGGAGGCCCTACGCTGATCCGGGTAACAGACGTTACTACAGGCAGCGTCAACTCGACCTTAACCCCAGGAGGCGGTCTGAACGGCGAAAGCAACCGCGCGAAAGTGGCAGGCCCCGACGAATCGAACGGTTTCCGTTTTGTCAATGCCGACACAGAAGCCGTTACCGAAGTACCGCCTACTTCTGTTTTGCGCAACGATCGATCCTCATTCTCCCTTATTGTTCCCGCTTTGCCTGAAGGGAAATATTATTTGGAAGTAACGACACAATTTATAGGTGGGAAAAACGTATTTTCCAAGTCCCCCCGGACTAACCGTCTGCCCTATGCCCTTACGGTAGGAACTCCTGATGAGGGAGGAGACGATATATTATAA
- a CDS encoding helix-turn-helix domain-containing protein, translated as METKEEITNRSVNTHHGHAIRRLRHAQGLSQMQLGELVHLVQQRISYYEEKKEIDPEMLDRFAKALKVPVELIKNMEEDSKLSFYIENNTQNQENENSPDSSNIGINNDNSTNNYTDKALYTALEQMQKLYEKGMELYESSLQSNNNLLKTLQERIDLLEKQQNK; from the coding sequence ATGGAAACAAAAGAAGAAATAACTAACCGATCCGTAAACACTCACCACGGACATGCCATCCGCCGTTTGCGTCACGCCCAAGGACTAAGCCAAATGCAGCTAGGCGAATTAGTTCACCTTGTACAACAGAGAATATCTTATTATGAAGAAAAAAAAGAAATAGACCCAGAAATGCTTGATCGTTTTGCCAAAGCATTAAAGGTTCCGGTAGAATTGATAAAAAACATGGAGGAAGATTCAAAATTGTCTTTCTATATTGAAAATAATACACAGAATCAGGAGAATGAAAATAGCCCCGACAGTAGTAATATTGGTATAAATAATGATAACAGTACAAATAACTATACCGACAAAGCCCTTTACACTGCCTTAGAGCAAATGCAGAAACTCTATGAAAAGGGCATGGAATTATACGAAAGCAGCCTCCAATCGAACAACAATCTTTTAAAAACCCTTCAAGAAAGAATAGACCTTCTTGAAAAACAACAAAACAAATAA
- a CDS encoding STN domain-containing protein, which yields MKKSKPKQAIPLPDCKKLLRIMKLVLICLLLGTNMMWGRQAYAQQTTLELNLKNVTLQEVFYVIRQQSEFEFFYNNDQVDTSVKVSVKLKNAGIHEVLKQMLWKRER from the coding sequence ATGAAAAAAAGTAAACCTAAACAAGCAATTCCCTTACCGGATTGCAAAAAGTTATTGCGTATTATGAAATTAGTGTTGATTTGTTTGTTGCTGGGGACGAATATGATGTGGGGCCGGCAGGCTTATGCGCAACAAACAACTTTGGAGTTGAACCTTAAAAATGTAACTCTGCAAGAAGTCTTCTATGTCATTCGCCAACAAAGTGAGTTCGAGTTTTTCTACAACAACGATCAAGTGGATACTTCCGTAAAAGTAAGTGTCAAACTAAAAAATGCCGGCATTCATGAGGTGTTGAAACAAATGTTGTGGAAAAGGGAACGGTGA
- a CDS encoding FecR family protein: MAGGRKDYSFNTTLVKGSVQVLVPDSSKAFLLTPENNFSMNKTSGETSIRKVNTDVYTAWVKGEFAFRNQTLDEIFTQLARWYDIKIEYANPAIGTMRFTGSAEKVRPLDYLLQSNPIGNRYKI; the protein is encoded by the coding sequence GTGGCAGGAGGCCGTAAAGACTACTCATTTAATACAACATTAGTAAAAGGCAGTGTTCAGGTACTGGTTCCTGATAGTTCGAAGGCATTTTTATTAACGCCCGAAAACAATTTCAGCATGAATAAAACTTCCGGTGAAACTTCTATCCGAAAAGTAAATACCGATGTATACACTGCTTGGGTAAAAGGTGAATTTGCCTTCAGGAACCAGACGCTCGATGAAATCTTTACACAGTTGGCAAGATGGTACGACATTAAAATTGAATACGCAAACCCTGCCATTGGAACCATGCGGTTTACCGGAAGCGCAGAAAAAGTGCGTCCGTTAGATTACCTTCTTCAATCAAATCCAATTGGTAACAGATATAAAATATAA
- a CDS encoding O-acetylhomoserine aminocarboxypropyltransferase/cysteine synthase family protein produces MENKLKPETLCVQAGWNPKKGEPRVLPIYQSTTFKYETSEQMAKLFDLEESGFFYTRLQNPTNEAVAAKIAALEGGVAAMLTSSGQAASFFAFFNICEAGDHIVSATSIYGGTYNLLAVTLKKLGIDCTFVDQDASEEEISKAFRPNTKLMFGETISNPGVMVLDIEKFARIAHSHGVPLIVDNTFATPINCRPFEWGADIVTHSTTKYMDGHATSVGGCIVDSGNFDWNAHADKFPGLCQPDPSYHGLTYSKAFGKLAFITKATSQLMRDLGSIQSPQNAFLLNLGLETLHLRMPQHCKNALAVAKYLQNNDKVAWVNYPGLEDNKYYDLAKKYLPNGSCGVLAFGLKGGREVAIRFMDNLQLAAIVTHVADARTCVLHPASHTHRQLSDEQLIEAGVAPDLIRFSVGIESADDIIADIEQALNK; encoded by the coding sequence ATGGAGAATAAATTAAAGCCGGAAACCCTTTGCGTGCAAGCCGGCTGGAACCCTAAAAAAGGAGAACCCCGTGTCCTTCCTATTTACCAGAGTACTACCTTTAAGTATGAAACCAGTGAACAGATGGCCAAATTATTTGACCTGGAAGAAAGCGGTTTCTTTTATACCCGTTTACAAAATCCTACCAACGAAGCGGTTGCCGCGAAAATAGCTGCTTTAGAAGGAGGCGTAGCTGCCATGCTTACCTCGTCCGGACAAGCTGCTAGCTTCTTTGCGTTCTTTAATATTTGTGAGGCCGGCGACCATATTGTAAGTGCAACCAGCATTTATGGAGGAACCTATAATCTTTTGGCGGTAACTTTAAAGAAATTAGGGATCGACTGTACTTTTGTTGATCAGGATGCCAGTGAAGAAGAAATTAGCAAAGCCTTCCGACCCAATACCAAATTAATGTTCGGTGAAACCATTTCCAACCCGGGTGTAATGGTGCTGGATATAGAGAAATTTGCCCGTATTGCCCATAGTCACGGAGTACCTCTCATCGTAGACAATACTTTCGCTACCCCTATTAACTGCCGTCCGTTTGAATGGGGAGCTGATATTGTAACCCACTCTACTACCAAATACATGGACGGACATGCTACCAGCGTAGGAGGTTGCATCGTAGACAGCGGTAACTTCGACTGGAATGCCCACGCAGATAAATTCCCCGGACTTTGTCAACCGGACCCTTCCTATCACGGATTAACCTATAGCAAAGCTTTTGGAAAATTGGCATTTATCACCAAAGCCACCAGCCAGTTAATGCGCGATTTAGGCTCTATCCAATCCCCACAAAACGCATTTTTATTGAATTTGGGCTTGGAAACTTTGCATTTACGTATGCCCCAGCACTGTAAAAATGCCCTTGCTGTAGCGAAGTATCTTCAAAATAATGATAAAGTTGCGTGGGTAAATTATCCTGGCTTGGAAGATAACAAGTATTATGATTTAGCTAAAAAATATCTGCCGAACGGCTCTTGCGGAGTATTGGCTTTCGGATTGAAAGGAGGCCGTGAAGTAGCAATCCGGTTTATGGATAACTTGCAATTGGCAGCCATCGTTACACACGTTGCCGATGCCCGTACTTGCGTACTTCATCCCGCCAGTCATACCCATCGCCAGCTAAGCGACGAACAATTAATCGAAGCAGGTGTTGCTCCCGACTTAATTCGCTTCTCGGTAGGCATCGAAAGTGCGGACGATATTATTGCAGACATCGAGCAAGCCCTGAATAAATAA
- a CDS encoding MATE family efflux transporter — translation MQGTKNLTEGPIKRQLFNLALPIMGTSFIQMAYSITDMAWVGRLGSEAVAAIGAVGILTWMTTSISYLNKVGSEVSVGQSIGAQNEEDARNFASHNITIALLISVCWGALLFIFAHPVIHIYKLDGQISEKAIEYLRIIATGFPFVFLTGAFTGIHNAAGKSKIPFYISGSGLIMNMILDPLFILVFGWGTAGAAWATWISEAFVCGLFIYQLKVRGPLFGGFSFFVKLRKRYSWRVIQLGLPVALLNSLFAIINIFMARTASMYGGHIGLMTLTAGGQIEAIAWNTSQGFSTALSAFVAQNYAAGQKKRVWGAYHTTLKMTTLFGILCTLLFVFYGKEVFSLIVPEQIAYEAGGIFLRIDGYSMVFMMLEITMQGLFYGTGRTVPPAIISITFNILRIPMAIAFAGMGLGIAGVWWAISISSMLKGIVAFIWFRILQKKIL, via the coding sequence ATGCAAGGAACAAAGAATCTTACGGAAGGGCCTATTAAACGCCAATTATTTAATCTGGCTTTGCCTATCATGGGTACTTCTTTTATCCAGATGGCTTATAGTATTACCGATATGGCGTGGGTAGGTCGCCTTGGAAGTGAAGCGGTGGCAGCTATCGGTGCAGTAGGTATTCTGACGTGGATGACTACTTCTATTTCATACCTGAATAAAGTGGGCTCAGAGGTAAGTGTAGGACAAAGTATCGGGGCGCAGAATGAAGAAGATGCCCGTAACTTTGCTTCCCATAATATTACAATTGCTTTACTAATCTCTGTTTGTTGGGGGGCTTTGTTGTTTATTTTCGCTCATCCTGTTATTCATATATATAAATTAGACGGGCAGATTTCTGAAAAAGCAATAGAATACTTGCGTATTATAGCAACCGGTTTCCCTTTCGTCTTCCTTACCGGTGCTTTTACCGGAATTCATAATGCAGCGGGAAAGAGCAAAATTCCTTTTTATATCAGTGGATCGGGACTTATTATGAATATGATACTAGATCCTTTATTTATTTTGGTATTTGGTTGGGGAACTGCCGGTGCTGCATGGGCTACCTGGATTTCAGAAGCATTTGTCTGCGGTTTATTTATCTATCAATTAAAAGTCAGAGGCCCTCTTTTCGGTGGTTTTTCATTCTTTGTAAAATTACGGAAGCGATATAGTTGGAGAGTAATTCAACTGGGATTGCCTGTAGCTTTGTTGAATTCCCTTTTTGCCATTATAAATATTTTTATGGCTCGTACGGCTTCTATGTACGGAGGACATATCGGATTAATGACGCTTACGGCCGGCGGTCAAATCGAAGCGATTGCCTGGAATACTTCTCAGGGCTTTAGTACGGCATTGAGTGCTTTCGTTGCCCAGAACTATGCTGCGGGACAAAAGAAAAGAGTATGGGGAGCATACCACACCACCTTGAAAATGACAACTTTGTTCGGCATTCTTTGCACCTTGTTATTTGTGTTTTACGGGAAGGAAGTATTTTCTTTGATTGTCCCGGAACAGATAGCGTATGAAGCCGGAGGTATCTTTTTACGGATAGACGGATATTCCATGGTATTCATGATGTTGGAAATAACCATGCAAGGACTATTCTACGGCACAGGCCGTACAGTTCCTCCTGCCATTATCAGCATAACGTTTAATATTTTGCGCATTCCGATGGCTATTGCCTTTGCCGGCATGGGTTTAGGAATTGCAGGTGTTTGGTGGGCCATTAGTATATCGAGTATGCTAAAGGGCATCGTTGCCTTTATCTGGTTCCGTATTTTACAGAAGAAAATATTATAA
- a CDS encoding GH92 family glycosyl hydrolase, with the protein MKRIFFLLIPLSFIFSCATEKKQNSKTIHYEEYVNPFIGTDFTGNTYPGASVPFGLVQLSPDNGLPGWDRIAGYFYPDSTIAGFSHTHLTGTGAGDLYDVMFMPVTNPYKVGEGALGIYSSFSHEHEEASAGYYQVLLTDYNINVELTATERCGIQRYTFPEADASVFVNLKKAMNWDFTKDSYMEVVDSVTIRGYRMSEGWAPDQRLYFISQFSKPFDSYQLDTTAIIYPKTQNRCGVAYVGRFDFKTAENEQIIVRTAISGVSIEGAQKNLKAEAGSWDFDTYRIAAKANWNKELSKIEVKGGTTNDKVNFYTALYHTMLAPTIFSDIDGSYFGPDKKIHQTDGWTNYSTFSLWDTYRAAHPLLTYTQPGRVNDMVKSFLAFYDQNGRLPVWNLYGNETDMMIGYHSVPVIADAYLKGVGNFNPEKALQACVATANIDDYRGIGFYKKYGYVPYNLENESLSKTLEYAFDDYCIAKMAEKMGKDDVAKEFYIRARNYKNLYNPETSFMQPRDDKGNWIKDFDAKEYTAHITESNGWQYFWYVPQDIDGLIALTGGKERFTQKLDSMFTYSPHENDELPIFSTGMIGQYAHGNEPSHHVIYLYNKVNQPWKTQKYLAEVLHELYLNSPGGLCGNEDCGQMSAWYVMSAMGFYPVNPVDGTYEIGTPLFTEVKMHLANGKVFTVSAPQASRKNIYVQSVKVNGEPYNKSYFTHEQIMSGTTVELEMGDRPGKVWYR; encoded by the coding sequence ATGAAACGCATTTTCTTTTTATTAATTCCTTTATCCTTTATTTTTTCTTGTGCTACAGAAAAGAAGCAAAATAGTAAAACTATCCACTATGAGGAATACGTGAATCCTTTTATAGGTACCGATTTTACCGGAAATACCTACCCCGGGGCTTCCGTACCGTTTGGCTTGGTTCAGTTAAGCCCGGATAACGGGTTGCCGGGATGGGACCGGATTGCCGGATATTTTTATCCGGATAGTACGATTGCCGGTTTCAGCCACACTCATCTTACCGGGACCGGGGCTGGCGATCTGTATGACGTAATGTTTATGCCGGTAACGAATCCTTACAAAGTAGGAGAGGGAGCGTTAGGAATTTATTCTTCTTTCTCCCATGAACATGAAGAAGCCTCAGCAGGATATTATCAGGTACTATTAACCGATTATAATATTAATGTAGAGTTAACGGCAACCGAACGTTGCGGCATTCAACGATATACTTTTCCGGAAGCAGACGCTTCCGTGTTCGTAAATCTGAAAAAGGCAATGAATTGGGATTTTACGAAAGACTCTTATATGGAAGTGGTCGATTCGGTAACGATTCGAGGCTATCGGATGTCTGAAGGCTGGGCTCCCGACCAACGATTATACTTTATTTCCCAGTTTTCAAAACCGTTTGATTCCTATCAACTGGATACTACTGCTATTATTTATCCCAAAACTCAAAACCGTTGCGGGGTAGCTTATGTGGGTCGTTTTGATTTTAAGACGGCGGAAAATGAACAAATTATAGTACGTACTGCTATTTCCGGAGTGAGTATCGAAGGAGCCCAAAAGAACCTGAAAGCTGAAGCTGGAAGTTGGGACTTTGATACCTACCGGATTGCTGCAAAAGCTAATTGGAACAAGGAACTCTCTAAGATAGAAGTAAAAGGAGGAACGACAAACGATAAAGTAAACTTTTACACAGCTTTATACCATACCATGCTGGCTCCTACCATTTTTAGTGATATAGATGGCAGTTATTTCGGCCCAGATAAAAAGATTCATCAAACGGACGGCTGGACTAACTATTCAACCTTTTCTTTATGGGACACCTACCGTGCGGCCCATCCTTTATTGACTTACACCCAACCGGGACGAGTAAATGACATGGTAAAGTCTTTTTTAGCTTTTTATGACCAAAATGGCCGTCTTCCGGTATGGAATTTATATGGAAACGAAACAGATATGATGATCGGATATCATTCGGTCCCGGTGATTGCAGATGCCTATTTGAAAGGAGTTGGAAATTTTAATCCGGAAAAGGCACTTCAAGCCTGCGTGGCAACAGCTAATATAGATGATTACCGGGGAATCGGCTTTTATAAGAAGTATGGTTATGTGCCTTATAATTTAGAAAACGAATCGCTCTCTAAAACTTTAGAGTATGCTTTTGATGATTACTGTATAGCAAAGATGGCGGAAAAGATGGGTAAGGACGATGTGGCGAAAGAATTTTATATCCGTGCACGGAATTATAAAAATCTCTATAATCCTGAGACTTCTTTTATGCAACCGCGTGATGACAAAGGAAATTGGATAAAAGACTTTGATGCCAAAGAATACACCGCCCATATTACCGAAAGTAACGGTTGGCAATATTTTTGGTATGTACCGCAAGACATAGACGGTTTAATTGCCCTGACAGGGGGAAAAGAACGTTTCACCCAAAAACTGGACAGTATGTTTACATATTCTCCTCATGAAAATGACGAATTACCCATTTTCAGTACCGGTATGATCGGGCAATATGCACATGGAAACGAACCGAGCCATCATGTAATCTATCTTTATAATAAAGTAAATCAACCTTGGAAAACCCAAAAATATCTGGCCGAGGTGTTACATGAATTGTATTTGAATAGTCCCGGCGGTTTATGTGGAAATGAGGATTGCGGGCAAATGTCCGCTTGGTATGTTATGAGTGCCATGGGATTTTACCCTGTAAATCCGGTAGACGGAACTTACGAAATAGGAACCCCCTTATTTACAGAAGTAAAAATGCATTTGGCAAATGGTAAAGTATTTACTGTATCGGCCCCTCAAGCTTCCCGGAAAAATATATATGTCCAATCGGTAAAGGTAAACGGAGAACCTTATAATAAATCTTATTTCACTCATGAACAGATTATGAGTGGAACTACTGTCGAATTGGAAATGGGTGACCGACCCGGCAAAGTGTGGTATAGATAA